A region from the Thauera humireducens genome encodes:
- the ubiU gene encoding ubiquinone anaerobic biosynthesis protein UbiU encodes MTSSPIELVCPAGSLPALKTAIDHGADCVYLGFKDATNARNFSGLNFDPAQVREGVAYAHARKRKVLLALNTYPQTDNWSSWTQAIDRAAEYGVDALILADPGLMAYATRTHPQLRLHLSVQGSATSYEAINWYHEHFGIQRAVLPRVLSMAQVESVVAHTPVEIEVFGFGGLCVMVEGRCALSAYATGESPNCNGACSPGKHVRWEDTPRGMETRLNGILIDRFADGERAGYPTLCKGRFEVNDETYYALEEPTSLNTLELLPELARIGIRAIKIEGRQRSPAYVAQVTKVWRAALDKLKSGGAEGFSVLPAWMAELNKVSEGQSHTLGAYYRPWK; translated from the coding sequence ATGACTTCTTCCCCGATCGAGCTCGTCTGTCCCGCCGGCAGCCTGCCGGCCCTCAAGACCGCCATCGACCACGGTGCCGACTGCGTCTATCTCGGCTTCAAGGACGCCACCAACGCACGCAACTTCTCCGGGCTGAACTTCGACCCGGCACAGGTGCGCGAGGGCGTCGCCTATGCCCACGCACGCAAGCGCAAGGTGCTGCTGGCGCTCAACACCTACCCGCAGACCGACAACTGGTCGAGCTGGACGCAGGCCATCGACCGCGCCGCCGAATACGGCGTCGACGCGCTGATCCTCGCCGACCCCGGCCTGATGGCCTACGCCACCAGGACCCATCCGCAGCTGCGCCTGCACCTTTCGGTGCAGGGTTCGGCCACCAGCTACGAAGCGATCAACTGGTACCACGAACACTTCGGCATCCAGCGCGCGGTGCTGCCGCGGGTGCTGTCGATGGCGCAGGTCGAGAGCGTCGTCGCCCACACCCCGGTCGAGATCGAGGTCTTCGGCTTCGGCGGCCTGTGCGTGATGGTCGAGGGACGCTGCGCGCTGTCGGCCTACGCCACCGGCGAGTCGCCCAACTGCAACGGTGCCTGCTCGCCGGGCAAGCACGTGCGCTGGGAAGACACGCCGCGCGGCATGGAGACGCGGCTCAACGGCATCCTCATCGACCGCTTCGCCGACGGCGAGCGCGCCGGTTACCCGACGCTGTGCAAGGGCCGCTTCGAGGTCAACGACGAGACCTACTACGCACTCGAGGAGCCGACCAGCCTCAACACGCTCGAGCTGCTGCCCGAACTCGCCCGCATCGGCATCCGCGCGATCAAGATCGAGGGTCGCCAGCGCAGCCCGGCCTACGTCGCCCAGGTCACCAAGGTCTGGCGCGCTGCGCTCGACAAGCTCAAGTCCGGCGGCGCCGAAGGCTTCAGCGTGCTGCCGGCGTGGATGGCCGAACTCAACAAGGTCTCCGAAGGCCAGAGCCACACGCTGGGCGCCTACTACCGCCCGTGGAAGTGA
- the ubiT gene encoding ubiquinone anaerobic biosynthesis accessory factor UbiT → MPALPALPALPRPPLPADLLPGSLRRRIGERLENLRIPDFTVPAPVAKLVSRLPQQPPTQVLTLALNLALDRILPRDTLAPLTGHHLQMRVLDAGLTLDFTLTEKGFRRATPAADRKPDLIISATTRDFMALALREEDPDTLFFSRRLRMEGDTDLGLLVKNTLDAVDWDALKARLTGRRG, encoded by the coding sequence ATGCCTGCCCTTCCCGCGCTTCCAGCCCTGCCTCGCCCGCCGCTGCCCGCCGACCTGCTGCCCGGCAGCCTGCGCCGACGCATCGGCGAACGCCTGGAGAACCTTCGCATTCCCGACTTCACCGTGCCGGCACCGGTGGCGAAGCTGGTGTCGCGTCTGCCGCAGCAACCGCCCACGCAGGTGCTGACACTGGCGCTGAACCTCGCGCTCGATCGCATCCTGCCGCGCGACACGCTCGCGCCGCTCACCGGCCATCACCTGCAGATGCGCGTGCTCGATGCCGGCCTCACGCTCGACTTCACCCTCACCGAAAAGGGCTTTCGCCGCGCCACGCCGGCGGCGGACAGGAAACCGGACCTGATCATCTCCGCGACCACCCGCGACTTCATGGCGCTGGCACTGCGCGAGGAAGACCCCGACACCCTGTTCTTCAGCCGTCGCCTGCGCATGGAAGGCGACACCGACCTCGGCTTGCTGGTCAAGAACACGCTCGACGCGGTCGACTGGGACGCACTGAAGGCTCGCCTCACCGGCCGCCGCGGCTGA
- a CDS encoding U32 family peptidase, which translates to MKLALGPLLYYWPRQSVLDFYADIAESPVDSVYLGETVCSRRHELRLDDWLEVGQMLAAAGKEVVMSTQGLIESESDLKVLRRIVRQSASGEPGFRVEANDMGAVRLLTDAGVKNWIAGPTLNIFNPATLQLMVDSGATRWAVAPEMSGAALAEVRAALATPIETEVFAYGRLPLAHSARCFTARHFNLQKDTCEFRCLSIMDGITLRTREGEPFLTLNGVQTQSARVHNLLADLPAVQGKAEMLRISPQGASTRGIVELFRAALDGAHTPADALAASRALMVEAPCNGFWHGRAGVEQYIAA; encoded by the coding sequence ATGAAACTCGCCCTCGGCCCCCTGCTCTATTACTGGCCGCGCCAAAGCGTGCTCGATTTCTACGCCGACATCGCCGAAAGCCCGGTCGACAGCGTCTATCTCGGCGAGACGGTCTGCTCGCGCCGTCACGAACTGCGCCTCGACGACTGGCTCGAGGTCGGCCAGATGCTCGCCGCCGCAGGCAAGGAAGTGGTGATGAGCACCCAGGGCCTGATCGAGTCCGAGTCCGACCTCAAGGTGCTGCGCCGCATCGTGCGCCAGAGCGCAAGCGGCGAGCCCGGCTTTCGCGTCGAGGCCAACGACATGGGCGCGGTGCGCCTGTTGACCGACGCTGGCGTGAAGAACTGGATCGCCGGCCCGACGCTGAACATCTTCAATCCGGCGACGCTGCAGCTGATGGTCGATTCCGGCGCCACGCGCTGGGCCGTCGCTCCCGAGATGTCGGGCGCGGCGCTGGCCGAGGTGCGCGCAGCGCTCGCAACGCCGATCGAGACCGAGGTCTTCGCCTACGGCCGGCTGCCGCTGGCGCATTCGGCGCGCTGCTTCACCGCCCGCCACTTCAACCTGCAGAAGGACACCTGCGAGTTCCGCTGTCTGTCGATCATGGACGGCATCACGCTGCGCACGCGCGAAGGCGAACCCTTCCTCACCCTGAACGGCGTGCAGACCCAGTCGGCGCGCGTGCACAACCTGCTCGCCGACCTCCCGGCCGTGCAAGGCAAGGCCGAGATGCTGCGCATCAGCCCGCAGGGCGCCAGCACGCGTGGCATCGTCGAACTCTTCCGCGCCGCGCTCGACGGTGCCCACACGCCGGCCGACGCGCTCGCCGCCAGCCGCGCGCTGATGGTCGAGGCGCCGTGCAACGGCTTCTGGCACGGTCGCGCCGGCGTGGAGCAGTACATCGCCGCCTGA
- a CDS encoding sodium:solute symporter family protein: MLLWLVVAYLVVSIGIGLYAATRVHNARDYITAGRNLPMVVVLAMVFATWFGAETVLGISATFIDEGFRGLISDPLGASVCLVLFGLIFARPLYRMNLLTLGDFFRMRYNRTTELILSICIVLSYLGWVAAQITALGLVFNVLSADVVSMNEGMLIGSAVVLVYTLFGGMWSVAMTTFVQMIVIVLGLLYVTTLAGDMAGGFDVVVAKAAADGKLDWLPTLDMVDMIAWIAAFATMALGSIPQQDVFQRVNSSKNETVAVWGTTLGGVSYFFFAAVPLFLAYTATIIDPDMVGRLMEQDSQLILPTLILQYMPFTAQVVFFGALLSVIMSTASGTLLAPSVTFSENVLRGFFPAMRDRQFLWSTRVTVVIFTVLVTWYATSTESSIHQMVENAYRITLAGAFVPLAAGLFWKRANNLGAALAIVCGLTTWILFELFVQEGDIEPQLFGLAASALGMLVGGLIGKPSHHRPHASHHHAAAGTHHTAR, encoded by the coding sequence ATGCTGCTCTGGCTTGTCGTCGCCTACCTCGTCGTTTCCATCGGCATCGGCCTGTATGCCGCTACCCGCGTACACAACGCGCGTGACTACATCACCGCCGGCCGCAACCTGCCGATGGTGGTGGTGCTGGCCATGGTGTTCGCCACCTGGTTCGGTGCCGAAACCGTGCTCGGCATCTCCGCCACCTTCATCGACGAAGGTTTTCGCGGCCTGATCTCCGACCCGCTCGGCGCCTCGGTGTGCTTGGTGCTGTTCGGCCTGATCTTTGCGCGCCCGCTGTACCGCATGAACCTGCTGACGCTGGGTGACTTCTTCCGCATGCGCTACAACCGCACGACCGAGCTGATCCTGTCGATCTGCATCGTGCTGTCCTACCTCGGCTGGGTGGCGGCGCAGATCACCGCACTGGGCCTGGTGTTCAACGTGCTGTCGGCCGACGTGGTGTCGATGAACGAGGGCATGCTGATCGGTTCCGCCGTGGTGCTGGTCTACACCCTGTTCGGCGGCATGTGGTCGGTGGCGATGACGACCTTCGTGCAGATGATCGTGATCGTGCTCGGCCTGCTTTACGTCACCACGCTGGCGGGCGACATGGCAGGCGGCTTCGATGTCGTCGTCGCCAAGGCAGCAGCGGACGGCAAGCTCGACTGGCTGCCCACGCTCGACATGGTCGACATGATCGCGTGGATCGCCGCCTTCGCCACCATGGCGCTGGGTTCGATTCCACAGCAGGACGTGTTCCAGCGCGTCAACTCGTCGAAGAACGAGACCGTCGCCGTGTGGGGCACCACGCTCGGCGGCGTCAGCTACTTCTTCTTCGCCGCCGTGCCGCTGTTCCTCGCCTACACCGCGACGATCATCGACCCGGACATGGTGGGCAGGCTGATGGAACAGGACTCGCAACTGATCCTGCCGACGCTGATCCTGCAGTACATGCCCTTCACCGCGCAGGTCGTGTTCTTCGGCGCCCTGCTGTCGGTGATCATGAGCACCGCCTCGGGCACGCTGCTGGCGCCCTCGGTCACCTTCTCCGAGAACGTGCTGCGCGGTTTCTTCCCCGCGATGCGCGACCGCCAGTTCCTGTGGTCGACCCGCGTCACCGTCGTCATCTTCACCGTGCTCGTCACCTGGTACGCCACCAGCACCGAATCGAGCATCCACCAGATGGTGGAGAACGCCTACCGCATCACCCTGGCGGGCGCCTTCGTGCCGCTGGCGGCGGGCCTGTTCTGGAAACGTGCCAACAACCTCGGTGCCGCGCTCGCCATCGTCTGCGGCCTGACGACCTGGATCCTGTTCGAGTTGTTCGTGCAGGAGGGCGACATCGAGCCGCAACTCTTCGGCCTCGCGGCCAGCGCGCTCGGCATGCTGGTCGGCGGACTGATCGGCAAGCCCTCGCACCACCGGCCGCATGCGAGCCACCATCACGCCGCCGCGGGGACGCACCACACGGCGCGCTGA